TGATTTACCTGATGGATCACCAATCATACCTGTACCACCGCCAATTAAAACGATAGGACGATGTCCATGTTCTTGAAAACGTCTTAATGTTAAGAATGGTAGTAAGTGACCAATATGTAAACTATCTGCCGTTGGATCGGCACCGCAGTATAACGTCACTTGTTCTTTATTTAATAAATCTTCAATACCTTGTTCATCAGTTTGTTGATAAATAAGACCTCTCCATTTTAAATCTTCAATTAATACATTCGTCATTATTATTTCCTCCTATTTATAATTATTTATTGAATACTTGTTAAAATACTTTAAAGTTTTTTGAACGTAAAAAAAACCCTTACAACAAATATGTAAGGGCGCGATTGCACGTTACCACCAAACTTAAACATAATCATAAGATAATGTTCACTCTATTAATGATACGTTCATTAATAAACGTAGGACATGTTAGTTATAAAGGTGTATTCATATTATTAAAAACACTAGTTCACAGCGACCACTAGCTCTCTGATGATTTCAAATAATATTACTTGTCCTTTTATCCTATTCTTTATGCATTTTCCCTAATTATAATTAACGTTAAAATAAAAGTCAAATTGCTTAAATATGGTATACTATACGTAATTTAGGAGGTTAAAGATGACGAATCAAGACAACAATCATCAATTGAATCATCGTATATATCATTTTGAAAAGATATATAAAGCTATCAAACATGTCATTGTTTTTATATTTATGATTTTCATTGCCATCGTTGCTATCGCTGTGATTGCGATGTCTTTATATTTTCATCATTTAACTAAAACGTCCGACTCATTATCAGATGATGCTTTAATAAAAAAAGTTCGACAAATACCTGGCGATGAATTATTAGATCATAATAACAAAAATTTATTATATGAGTATAACCATTCTCAAAACTCACTCATTATAGGCCCTAAAACATCAAGTCCAAATGTCATTAAAGCATTAACGTCATCTGAAGACACTTTATTTTATAAACATGATGGCATCTTACCAAAGGCGATTTTAAGAGCAATGATACAAGATATTTTTAATACTGATCAAAGTTCAGGTGGTAGCACAATTACACAACAACTTGTTAAAAATCAAGTTCTTACCAACGAAAAAACATATAGTAGAAAAGCAAATGAACTTCGCCTAGCAATTAGATTAGAACACCTACTCTCAAAAGATGAAATTATATATACATATTTAAATATAGTTCCCTTCGTAGAGATTATAATGGCGCTAATATTTCCGGAATTGCATCCGCTTCATATAGTCTATTTGGTATTCCACCAAAAGATTTATCAATTGCACAATCTGCATACCTTATCGGTTTGTTGCAAAGCCCATATGGCTATACACCCTACGAAAAAGATGGAACGTTAAAATCGGATAAAGATTTGAAATATAGTATTCAAAGACAACATTATGTATTAAAGCGTATGTTAATCGAAGATCAAATCACTGAAAAAGAATACAACGACGCATTAAAATATGATATTAAATCACATTTGTTAAATCGAAAAAAGCGTTAATTGATGCTCACTTTTTAAAGTAACCACAACAATGAATCCAAATATTAAAAACAGCAGTAAGATTATTTTCAATTAGAAAATTTCTCACTGCTGTTCTTTTTATTTACTCTAAAGGAAAGCCATTAAACCAATCAATAGTTTATAAATTAATTGCTTTCACATTGTCTACAAAGTTAATCATACATATGCTATATTTAGTTAATTATTTAGATTCTTTTCTGAATTTAGGAATGAATAAAGCTAACATACCTAATAACGCATATAAGCCCCACCATGATTGGCTTGAAGTTGTTTCTCCAGTTTTTGGTAGCATTTTAGATTGACTAAGTTTGTTTTCTTTCGATGGTGTGCCGGCTTTTTCTTTTGTTTTCACTGTTTTATCTACAGTTTTATGAATATCACTCGGCAGATGTTCAGTTGTTTTTTTGTCAGTAACTTTGTCTGTATTATTATAATTTTGTTTCACTACGTCAAGCTTTGCTGCTTTTCCAGTATGATTATTTTTATCGGCAATATGATTCAGCTGTATGACTTTGTCTTTATTTTTATTAGAGTCTTTATCAGTATCGACATTAGATGACATACCAACGCTATTATCGGCATCTTTATCCACATTTCTATCAGTATCTTTGGCAATTTGAGTATCCATTTCTTTTAAATCATATTTATCGAAGTGATTATTATCCGACATATCGGATAAATGATCAACATCATGTTGCACATCTTTATCAATATTATTATCAGCATCTTTAACCACGTCAGACTCTGGTTCTATCACATCTGCTTTATCAGACGCATCTTTAGGATTTGTTGCAGTGCTGCTATTTTCAGCTACATCTGTATCAGCAACCTTACCTTCTTGTCCTGTTTGTACATTTAGCGGTTCACTCGTGTTATTTTGTGATGTATCATCATCTTTTGTATTGATATCCTGATTTATAATTCTGACATGATATTGACCTTCATAACCAATGTTTGCCACAACGACTTTAACAATCGCATTGTAAACTGCTTTGTCAGGTATATATGGGAAAATCAGCGTTCTAGAATTATTTTTAGGATCTTTAGAAACAGTAGTGACACGTTTACCTTCTACAATTAAATCTTTCCAGTAACTGTCATCCTTTGTTTTCATCACTACATATTTTTGACCATTTAAAGTTGCTGTATAGAATGGATGTTCAACAAAGCCGTCCATAACTGACTCACTATTTTCTTCACTTTCAAAAACAACAAAATGCGCTTCTTGTAAATCTGTTAATTGATCATTTGTAGGTGTAACATTTTCAAATTCCGTCACTGCTGATTTAACTTGATCAGCTAACTCTACTCTAGTTTGATCTAATTTCTTTTTATATTCCGCCTTATATTTTTCTGGCAATTTCTCTTGTAATTTTTCTAATTCATAAACTTGTCTTTCTAACGTTTTAGCTTTGTGATACGGAGCTAATAATTTTTGTAAATTGTATGTTTCTTCATCCACATAGTCGTCTGGGTTATTAGTAATAGGCTGTGCAAAGACCATTAGCGTATAATCATAGTCTTCATGGATGTTCTCACCATATTCAATAGATGACACAATTTTAACTTCTCTCGTACCATTAGATACTGGGAAACGAATATAGGCATAATCTTTATCAGAATCATATGATACTAATTCGACTGGTAACTTTTTGTCACCTTCATAAACTTCAAATTTCTTCCATGTTGAAGCTGTCTTTAAACCTAATTCAATTATTGGTCCTGTTTTTGTAAAAATGACAGTTGCTGGTTCAACAGTACTAGCATAATGATAGAACTGTCTTTCACCTTTATCATTTTTCATTTGAAAATCAATTGGTCGCCAATTATCAGCTGTATGTTCTTTATCGATGATAGCCGGGTTTTTAATTGCATCTTGTAGTGATTC
The genomic region above belongs to Staphylococcus aureus and contains:
- the harA gene encoding haptoglobin-binding heme uptake protein HarA, which encodes MNKHHPKLRSFYSIRKSTLGVASVIVSTLFLITSQHQAQAAENTNTSDKISENQNNNATTTQPPKDTNQTQPATQPANTAKNYPAADESLKDAIKDPALENKEHDIGPREQVNFQLLDKNNETQYYHFFSIKDPADVYYTKKKAEVELDINTASTWKKFEVYENNQKLPVRLVSYSPVPEDHAYIRFPVSDGTQELKIVSSTQIDDGEETNYDYTKLVFAKPIYNDPSLVKSDTNDAVVTNDQSSSVASNQTNTNTSNQNISTINNANNQPQATTNMSQPAQPKSSTNADQASSQPAHETNSNGNTNDKTNESSNQSDVNQQYPPADESLQDAIKNPAIIDKEHTADNWRPIDFQMKNDKGERQFYHYASTVEPATVIFTKTGPIIELGLKTASTWKKFEVYEGDKKLPVELVSYDSDKDYAYIRFPVSNGTREVKIVSSIEYGENIHEDYDYTLMVFAQPITNNPDDYVDEETYNLQKLLAPYHKAKTLERQVYELEKLQEKLPEKYKAEYKKKLDQTRVELADQVKSAVTEFENVTPTNDQLTDLQEAHFVVFESEENSESVMDGFVEHPFYTATLNGQKYVVMKTKDDSYWKDLIVEGKRVTTVSKDPKNNSRTLIFPYIPDKAVYNAIVKVVVANIGYEGQYHVRIINQDINTKDDDTSQNNTSEPLNVQTGQEGKVADTDVAENSSTATNPKDASDKADVIEPESDVVKDADNNIDKDVQHDVDHLSDMSDNNHFDKYDLKEMDTQIAKDTDRNVDKDADNSVGMSSNVDTDKDSNKNKDKVIQLNHIADKNNHTGKAAKLDVVKQNYNNTDKVTDKKTTEHLPSDIHKTVDKTVKTKEKAGTPSKENKLSQSKMLPKTGETTSSQSWWGLYALLGMLALFIPKFRKESK